A single Dreissena polymorpha isolate Duluth1 chromosome 14, UMN_Dpol_1.0, whole genome shotgun sequence DNA region contains:
- the LOC127857496 gene encoding uncharacterized protein LOC127857496 yields MATNNEVECDIVFERLSVRELRLYLKDRGENVSGNRPELIKRARGLLKLGKRTLKEIEISDNVDHDVRQCQLFTTPLGEKLPTPSEIKECWDENLDKVPNFRKEDLYNYLVLSKSRTHDKENRNAKRQLKAAVFYEDRHVHGVRYHQITPECSHCYVRAKVIPSLPTDNKKKDYDAWVCLAKMSGMVHSAGCNCTAGEGESCNHVAALLYALVDITDKRKDGTGASTSKPCKWNRPRKRKLSPQKSQNITFKKIKYEEQTTERDPKHKKQLNTCTMDGVKPLNLHSLCLKLKSCAPNAALLLSMETGKEIVQQAEDLKLPNLHTVPYMYHDSVSIENPVCKEAFRNHMSSLHITSEECVRLEKMTKGQSKNDIWMEARIGRITSSMFGTVCKKRVDTKPDSIIKNIMNYSSFDTEATRWGRNHEAAARRVYQNIIQTSHPGLKVFGSGLVINVDHPHLGTSPDGVVDCCEKCQDRCGVLEIKCPYKHRNASVYEACQDKSFCCSVLKGKISLKKTHSFYYQIQGQMALTGRHWCDFFVWTLKGHYVERIPFDASFWKEMSSKLNLFYEHYVVPEFFTERIKRGKELV; encoded by the exons ATGGCGACGAACAATGAAGTAGagtgtgacatagtttttgaacgGTTATCAGTGCGTGAATTACGATTATATCTGAAAGATCGAGGCGAAAATGTATCAGGAAATCGACCTGAATTGATCAAAAGAGCCAGGGGGCTCTTGAAATTAGGAAAGAGGACGCTAAAAGAGATTGAAATCTCGGACAACGTAGATCATGATGTTCGTCAATGTCAATTGTTTACAACGCCGCTCGGAGAGAAATTACCCACACCGTCGGAAATAAAAGAATGCTGGGATGAGAATTTAGATAAAGTTCCAAATTTTCGTAAAGAGGACTTGTATAACTATTTGGTATTAAGCAAATCAAGGACTCATGACAAGGAAAATAGGAATGCCAAGCGTCAATTGAAAGCTGCAGTGTTTTACGAAGACAGACATGTGCACGGTGTACGATACCACCAGATTACCCCAGAGTGTTCACATTGCTATGTCAGAGCAAAGGTTATACCATCCCTTCCAACAGACAATAAGAAAAAAGATTACGATGCTTGGGTCTGTCTGGCTAAGATGTCAGGAATGGTTCATTCTGCTGGCTGCAACTGCACTGCTGG AGAGGGCGAATCATGCAACCATGTGGCAGCGCTGCTATATGCATTAGTTGACATTACAGATAAACGGAAAGATGGAACAGGAGCATCAACCTCAAAACCATGTAAGTGGAATAGGCCTCGGAAACGAAAACTCAGTCCTCAGAAGTCGCAAAacattactttcaaaaaaattaaatatgaagAACAGACTACTGAACGTGACCCTAAACACAAGAAACAACTGAATACATGTACAATGGACGGTGTAAAACCACTGAATCTTCATTCGCTATGTCTTAAATTAAAGAGCTGTGCCCCGAATGCAGCATTGCTGCTAAGTATGGAGACTGGAAAAGAAATTGTGCAACAAGCAGAGGATTTAAAACTCCCAAATTTGCATACAGTTCCATATATGTATCATGACAGTGTAAGCATAGAGAACCCAGTCTGTAAAGAAGCGTTCCGAAACCATATGTCATCATTACATATAACAAGCGAGGAATGTGTACGATTAGAAAAAATGACAAAAGGTCAAAGCAAGAACGACATATGGATGGAAGCTAGGATAGGGCGCATTACAAGTTCTATGTTTGGGACTGTATGCAAGAAGAGAGTGGATACAAAACCTGATAGTATCATAAAAAACATCATGAACTATTCTTCATTTGATACTGAAGCTACAAGGTGGGGGAGAAATCATGAAGCAGCAGCACGTCGAGTTTACCAGAATATCATTCAGACATCACATCCTGGATTGAAGGTTTTTGGATCTGGACTTGTTATTAATGTAGATCACCCACATTTAGGGACAAGTCCTGATGGTGTTGTGGACTGTTGTGAAAAGTGCCAGGACAGGTGTGGTGTTTTGGAAATTAAATGTCCATACAAACATAGGAATGCTTCTGTTTATGAGGCCTGTCAAGACAAATCCTTTTGTTGTTCTGTGCTCAAAGGaaagatttcattaaaaaagaCACATTCTTTCTATTACCAAATCCAAGGTCAGATGGCATTGACTGGACGACATTGGTGTGACTTCTTTGTTTGGACATTGAAAGGACATTATGTTGAAAGAATTCCATTTGATGCTAGTTTCTGGAAAGAAATGTCATCAAAGTTGAATTTGTTTTACGAACACTATGTTGTTCCAGAATTCTTTACAGAGCGTATTAAACGCGGAAAGGAACTTGTGTGA